The genomic segment AGATTTAAAAGAGGGCATGGTTCTTGAAGGAAAAATAACAAATATAACAGATTTTGGTGCTTTTGTAGATTTAGGTATTAAAGAAAGTGGTTTAATTCATAAATCTAATCTATCTGATAGTTATGTAAAACATCCAACAGATGTTGTTAAAATAAATGATATAGTAAGAGTTGAAATAATAAAAATTGATAAAAATCTTAAAAGAATTAATCTTAAAAGATTAAATAAAAAGGGCGCTTGACAGCGCCCTATTTTTATTATTTTACTCTCTCTTTTAATTCTTTTCCAGCTATAAATTTAGGTACTTTTCTTGCAGGTATTTTTATCTGCTTACCTGTTTGAGGATTTACACCTTTTCTTGCAGCTCTTTGTTGTACTTTAAATGTACCAAATCCAACTAACTTAACTTCCCCTTCTTTTTCTAATTCTTCAGATACTACTGAAACAAAGCTATCAACAAATACCTCAGCTTGTTTTTTTGTTGTTGAAGCTTTTTCTGATAAAGCATCTACTAATTCCTTTTTATTCATCAAAATACCCCCTTTCGATAATTAAAGAACTTTTATGTTAAATCAAATTTTGTTTTTTCTATAAATAGAAGCTAAAATTTTTATTCTTTTATCATTTATTATTGATCTTAAAAAATTATAATCTTTTATTTTATGATTATTTCCAATTAAATCTATATAACCATATTCAATATCTTCATCGTATATATATAATCTTGATTTACCATAATTATTCCAAATTTTAAAATCATAATAATAATCATATTTTAATTGTTCTAATATGTCTTTAATTCTTTTTTTTCTTTCAAATATTATTTCATTTATTTTTAGTATTGTATTTATCTTCCATATAATTTCATCAGTATTTTTTTCATTTTTAATATTTTCAATATATGTTTCTAATGAAAAAAATTCATTATCTTTAATTCCTACTATTGAAAAATTAATCAATAAATCTAAGAATATATTTAAATCTTCTTTGAAATCTATATTTATATTCTTTATCAAATATTCTTGATTAAAAAATTCAAAATCATTCTCTATTAATTTATTTTTTTTATAATTATTTATATACTTACTTTTTAATAAAAAATAAACCATATATACTTTAGAACCTTCTTTACGTGTATATTATATCATAATATATTTTTTTAAACAACATGTTTTTAATTTTTTATTAATCTTATTGGACTAAATTTCAAATTAACTTAATATTTGAAATTTAAATATTCCACGAAAATAACCATTTTCTTTTATTGGCATCCAAGTTGGATCAGAAAGTTTGATTTTTTCAAGTTTGACAACTCTTATCTCACCTAAATTATCATTATCAACTGGTCCAGTATGATAAATTAAAAAATCTTCTCCATAATTTTTTATATATATCATAACATGATAAGGAAAATTAATATCTTCTGGATGTATAAAATACAATATATTTCCACTTTCTGCCTTATTTATATCTTTTCCAATATATTTCATGTTTTTTTCTATCAATATTCTTGCAGAAACAAAATTTGTCCAATTATCTTCAGACTTAAATATATTAGTACCTATATTAGGTATTTCAGGATAATTATATTTATTTATATCTTCATAAATAATTCCTTTATATCCTGTTTCTAATAACCATTTTGAATCATGTTTTTTTAAAGATTCTTTATATGCAAATCTTATAAGTCCTGCACAATCAGCATAATTTTCTGGTAATTTCATATTATTATTCGCAATATTTATTATTATGGAATTAAACCAATTATTAAAATTTTCAGAATCTTCTTGGTTTAACTTTAAAATATTTTCAATATCTGTTTTATTATTTATTTTAATTCCTTTTTTATCTTTTGTTATTATTATTGTGAATGATGATACTATTAATACAATTAATAGTATCATCATTATTATTTTTTTTCTTATTAGAAACTCACCTCTGGTCTTTCATAAGAGTATGAAGGCACTTCAAAATATTCTCTAGTTTCATATCCAAGATTTCCAGAAATTATATTAGTAGGAAATCTTTTTATTTTAGAGTTATA from the Oceanotoga teriensis genome contains:
- a CDS encoding HU family DNA-binding protein, whose protein sequence is MNKKELVDALSEKASTTKKQAEVFVDSFVSVVSEELEKEGEVKLVGFGTFKVQQRAARKGVNPQTGKQIKIPARKVPKFIAGKELKERVK
- a CDS encoding DUF1175 family protein; this translates as MMILLIVLIVSSFTIIITKDKKGIKINNKTDIENILKLNQEDSENFNNWFNSIIINIANNNMKLPENYADCAGLIRFAYKESLKKHDSKWLLETGYKGIIYEDINKYNYPEIPNIGTNIFKSEDNWTNFVSARILIEKNMKYIGKDINKAESGNILYFIHPEDINFPYHVMIYIKNYGEDFLIYHTGPVDNDNLGEIRVVKLEKIKLSDPTWMPIKENGYFRGIFKFQILS